From Cydia fagiglandana chromosome 6, ilCydFagi1.1, whole genome shotgun sequence, the proteins below share one genomic window:
- the LOC134664889 gene encoding mucin-2: protein MRGDRVMAPCSGAILTVLSLVALSNAGPLGPLPNVTSEDVGLKEGSCVLGDVVYMPGDTFTGATPCERCACAAGSVQCAQERCEPRPGCKALHRPDHCCPTYQCECEQEGRVYGNGEKLVDPEDPCRVCYCQGGEVVCRRIACFVRDDCQPRLVPGRCCPEYDNCPLRGVTAIPGLLPSVSSMATTDASNAAPTPPKENIKQEITIKEITPVSEIPVITDVKIKEILPSTSIEVPEYPSSKSPLIPREAIPDKIVTSSAELSPKPKESAAIELISPLPTEQPSKPVEKIIEAKTTEDLLPSKISLSTQDSINSEIYPSHIPTIIATMGVPPITPDTIPAASTTRVAIIEEEDTSLFDHNPAFPPIPDDLSPVGTHEDEISEQSADGDHTNVHGEQHVASTLPPTSTTLVPKDSPTTTVRYILDTSTTTTTKKPATETSTITTKTPEIETTAYVLTSSTPQSESLIKGSPMLNPWSAIPPEILNVPSSVPEDISGELDDPEEPVTAFEEPLYIATSTTTGAKLVDETTVGSQIVKETPKPDEETSAPFDTTQRVTSSTTDPLIKLDETTATPQKVLKNKYLLRSSEVTTTSIDTTQNTQTDASTTNGPVSKIVDETTAATVSNEIIIPRSGEVTNAPFDTTQSTQAVASTKTQPSITQSIQIATSTTTEPAFKIVAETTVSPLSTLKNKVVPRSSEVTNTPFDTTSQTTQRITDASEIITSTLKAPVELTTGTVIKSNIPTEITAQTEFSSLPIETSDQNPHDSSESALKDKSPSTETPFIVEITTAKATTETEKVTVAKTTPTTPSTPGNSFENIETTEFVFTSFESSESSTDSVEPIKISPTQKVKNAAIIDSSHRKQGNVLTDLRDLVGDVASISSHTDEPSILLRTTTTNSFSDSEELIPVNAGYKSKNSNFNLNSITEIPLKTKSQLPVNKQKVVEIEGEDTDSIADAPPPHDKVEPTTRRPIIDNVSDSMPNKNETDKKDIEIISQSYVPTINRRPTKVVMKKNNDKPLSESSTEQTLATASSDVVTSSGETRPSSAVAYTESALSSEESATAADVTLGADASTTAAQ, encoded by the exons GTCCGCTGGGGCCGCTTCCGAATGTGACCAGCGAGGACGTCGGATTGAAGGAAG GCAGTTGCGTCCTCGGCGACGTAGTGTACATGCCGGGAGACACGTTCACGGGCGCGACGCCGTGCGAGCGCTGCGCGTGCGCCGCGGGCAGCGTGCAGTGCGCGCAGGAGCGCTGCGAGCCGCGCCCGGGCTGCAAAGCGCTGCACCGACCGGATCACTGCTGTCCTACCTATCAGTGCG AATGCGAGCAAGAGGGCCGCGTGTACGGCAACGGCGAGAAGCTGGTGGATCCTGAGGACCCATGCCGCGTGTGCTACTGCCAGGGAGGGGAGGTGGTGTGTCGCCGCATCGCCTGCTTCGTGCGAGATGACTGCCAGCCGAGGCTGGTACCTGGCCGGTGCTGTCCCGAGTACGACAACTGTCCGCTAAGAG gAGTCACTGCTATTCCTGGACTACTACCATCAGTTTCAAGCATGGCTACGACGGACGCTTCTAACGCCGCCCCAACTCCACCGAAGGAAAACATCAAGCAGGAAATCACTATTAAGGAAATCACGCCAGTGTCAGAGATTCCCGTTATTACCGACGTAAAGATCAAGGAAATTCTGCCCTCGACAAGCATTGAGGTGCCAGAGTACCCTTCATCCAAGTCACCACTCATTCCACGGGAAGCCATTCCGGACAAAATCGTGACTAGCAGCGCTGAATTATCACCTAAACCGAAGGAATCTGCTGCCATCGAATTAATTTCACCACTGCCTACAGAACAGCCTTCAAAACCAGTGGAAAAGATCATTGAGGCTAAGACTACAGAAGATTTGCTTCCATCAAAAATTAGCCTGTCGACGCAGGATTCTATAAACAGCGAAATTTATCCATCGCATATCCCCACGATCATTGCTACTATGGGAGTGCCTCCGATTACACCTGATACTATTCCAGCAGCCAGCACAACCAGAGTTGCTATCATCGAAGAAGAAGACACGTCTCTTTTCGATCACAACCCCGCTTTCCCTCCTATTCCTGATGACTTATCCCCAGTAGGAACTCATGAAGACGAAATATCTGAACAGAGTGCGGATGGTGATCACACAAACGTGCACGGAGAACAACATGTAGCCAGTACACTACCACCTACATCCACGACTCTTGTACCGAAAGACTCTCCCACGACTACAGTAAGGTATATACTAGACACTTCTACCACTACAACCACTAAAAAACCAGCGACTGAAACAAGTACTATAACTACGAAGACTCCAGAAATTGAAACTACAGCATATGTATTAACATCATCTACACCGCAAAGTGAATCCTTAATAAAAGGTAGTCCGATGCTTAACCCTTGGTCAGCCATTCCGCCTGAAATATTGAATGTGCCATCCTCAGTGCCAGAAGATATAAGCGGTGAATTAGATGACCCTGAAGAGCCAGTAACAGCTTTTGAAGAACCTCTTTATATCGCTACTTCAACTACTACTGGAGCTAAGTTAGTAGATGAGACTACTGTTGGTTCACAAATCGTAAAGGAGACACCAAAGCCTGATGAAGAAACTAGTGCACCGTTCGATACTACTCAAAGAGTCACGTCGTCTACCACTGATCCACTAATAAAACTAGATGAGACTACTGCTACTCctcaaaaagtattaaaaaataaatacctcCTTAGATCTAGTGAGGTAACGACCACTTCAATCGATACCACTCAAAATACTCAAACTGATGCCTCCACTACCAATGGACCAGTTAGTAAAATAGTAGATGAAACTACTGCTGCTACTGTTTCAAACGAGATAATTATACCTAGGTCTGGCGAAGTAACAAATGCTCCTTTTGATACTACTCAATCTACTCAGGCTGTGGCATCTACTAAAACTCAACCATCAATTACTCAATCTATTCAAATCGCGACCTCTACTACAACTGAACCAGCATTTAAAATAGTAGCGGAGACTACCGTTTCACCACTTTCCACGTTAAAGAATAAAGTTGTACCCAGATCAAGTGAGGTAACGAACACTCCCTTCGATACAACGTCTCAAACTACTCAGAGAATAACAGATGCTTCAGAAATAATCACCAGCACACTAAAAGCCCCAGTAGAATTAACTACGGGTACTGTTATTAAATCCAACATTCCGACTGAGATCACTGCTCAGACTGAGTTCAGCTCATTGCCGATTGAGACCAGTGACCAAAACCCCCATGACTCCTCGGAAAGCGCCTTAAAAGACAAAAGCCCTTCAACTGAAACTCCATTTATAGTTGAAATAACAACAGCCAAGGCAACAACTGAGACCGAGAAGGTTACCGTTGCAAAGACGACTCCGACCACTCCCTCTACCCCAGGAAACTCGTTTGAGAATATTGAGACCACGGAATTCGTTTTTACTTCGTTCGAATCTTCAGAAAGTAGTACTGATTCTGTAGAACCTATTAAAATTTCTCCAACGCAAAAAGTAAAGAATGCAGCTATCATTGACTCATCGCACAGAAAACAGGGCAATGTACTAACTGATTTGCGAGACTTGGTAGGAGATGTGGCTTCCATCAGCAGCCACACCGACGAGCCGAGTATATTGCTCCGAACCACTACAACTAACAGCTTCTCCGACTCAGAGGAATTGATCCCAGTCAACGCTGGATACAAGAGCAAAAATAGTAACTTCAACCTTAACTCGATCACGGAGATCCCCTTGAAAACTAAGAGTCAGCTTCCAGTTAATAAGCAGAAAGTGGTGGAAATAGAGGGTGAAGATACAGACAGCATTGCtgacgcgccgccgccgcatgACAAGGTGGAGCCGACTACGCGTAGGCCCATCATCGACAATGTGTCTGACTCTATGCCTAATAAGAACGAAACTGACAAGAAAGACATTGAAATTATCTCGCAGTCCTACGTTCCAACGATTAATAGGCGACCGACGAAAGTCGTGATGAAGAAGAATAACGACAAGCCCCTCTCTGAATCTTCAACTGAACAAACTCTTGCTACTGCTTCTTCAGATGTTGTGACATCTTCTGGGGAAACGAGGCCTTCTTCAGCAGTTGCATACACAGAGAGTGCTTTGTCATCTGAAGAGTCGGCTACGGCAGCCGATGTGACTTTGGGGGCAGACGCGTCCACTACCGCGGCGCAGTGA